Proteins encoded together in one Falco biarmicus isolate bFalBia1 chromosome 4, bFalBia1.pri, whole genome shotgun sequence window:
- the CCK gene encoding cholecystokinin: MYSGICICVFLAVLSVSSFGQQTVGLHNGNPLAAELEQSLTEHQRQIRAPSSAGPLKPLPRLDGSTDQRANIGALLAKYLQQARKGPTGRLSVMGNRVQSIDPTHRINDRDYMGWMDFGRRSAEEYEYSS, translated from the exons ATGTACAGCGGTATATGCATCTGTGTGTTCCTTGCTGTGCTCTCGGTGAGCTCGTTCGGACAGCAAACTGTGGGCTTGCACAATGGGAATCCCCTGGCTGCTGAGCTTGAGCAGAGCTTGACAGAACATCAACGGCAGATCCGCGCCCCTTCATCTGCTGGCCCGCTGAAACCTCTGCCACGGCTGGATGGAAGCACTGACCAAAGAGCTAACATAGGTGCTTTGTTGGCCAAGTATCTCCAGCAAGCCAGAAAAG GTCCCACTGGAAGACTCTCAGTTATGGGAAACAGGGTACAGAGCATTGATCCTACGCACAGGATAAATGACAGAGACTACATGGGCTGGATGGATTTTGGACGCCGTAGTGCTGAAGAATACGAGTACTCTTCCTAA